AGGAACGGAACGATGGCCATCGTCAGCGGGTTTTCCGGGATGAAGGAGACCCCCGCCAGGCGGAGGTGGCTGACCGGGGCGCGGGTGACATCCTTGCCGAGAAGCCACTTGCCGCCTCGGGCGCAGGGCAGGTCGCCCAGGATCAGGTCCCCCAGTTCGCGCTGGCCATTGCCTGACACGCCGGCCACGCCGACAATCTCGCCGGGATGGATGGTGAGGTCGATCTGTTCCAGGCAGATCGTGGCGCCGTCGCGCGGCGTCTCCGCGGCGCGCAGCTCCAGGATCGGAGGACCGGCAGGCGCGCTCGCCGGTTCACGGTCGACGGAGACCTCGGCGATCTCTTTGTCGAACATCAGCCGGACGAGCCCGTCTTCCGTCGCCTCGGAGCGGGACAGCTGCCCGGCCACGCGGCCGCGGCGCAGCACCGTGATCCGGTCAGCGGCCTGGAGGACTTCCTGGAGCTTGTGGGTGATCAGGACCACGGCCAAGCCGTCGTCGACCAGGTGCTTGACCACCTGGAACAACCCCTCGATCTCGTGCGGAGCCAATACCCGGGTGGGTTCGTCTAGGATCAGCAGGCGGGACCTCCCGAGCAGCAGCTTGAGCAGTTCGGCTTTCTGCTGCTGGCCGATGGACAGGTCCTGCACCTGTGCCCAGGGATCGACCTGCAGGCGATAGCGTTCACCCAGTGCGTCGAGCTCCCTGGCGATCGACGGCAGGTTGGGAACGCGAGGCAGATCCGGCAGGAAGAGGGCGACGTTCTCGACGACGCTCAGGGCCGGAATGAGAGTCAGGTTCTGGAACACCATGCCGATCCGGTGTTGGCGCGCAGCCTGCGGTGAGTGCAAATCGACCGGAACGCCATCGACCAAGATCTCGCCTGCGTCGCGCTGGTGGTACCCGTAGATGCACTTGACGAGGGTGCTCTTCCCGGCACCGTTTTCCCCCAGCAGCGCGTGGACTTCGCCGGGAAAGACGTCAAACGAGATCGAGTCGTTGGCGAGGACGCCGGGAAACCGCTTCGAGAGCCCGCGGACGCTGAGGAGCGGGGGGCCTCCCGCCGCACGCTCCCGGCCGTGGGCGCCGCTCATGGCTTGGCCTCCGGCTGTTTGGCTGAACCGTGCCGCATGCTGGCTTCCATCTATGCTGATTCTAGCGATGGGGCATGCGCCAGTGGAATATCAAACATCACAACCTCACCCCTGAGATTTGTAGGAACTCGACAAGCCATGGGGCACTGGCGCCGGCTTGCCAGGGCCGGTTGAATGCTACCGAATTTGTGGAAATTGACAAAGGGCTTGGGCTAGGGCGGAGGTTCCAGCGGCGGAATTCGACCGATCAGGGGATATAGCTGCAGGGCCAGCTCGATCTCCAGCCGCTGCTGCGGGTTCTCAGGGAAATCGCCCAAAATCTCTTTGGCCCTGTCAATCCGGTAGCGGAGGGTGTTGTAGTGGACGAACAGCAGCTTGGCGGTCCTGGCGGAGTTCTGATTTTGCTCGAGAAATGTGCGCAGAGTTCCGGCAAGGTTGGTGGCGTTCTCCCGATCGTAAGCGAGCAGCGGCCCGATGGCGTCCAGACAGAAACGTTCCAGTCCAGCCGGGTTCTCCGCCATAGAGACGATCCGCAGCAGGCCCAGTTCCTCGTAGTGCGTGACCCGGGCGGCCGCCCGGGTCGCGTGGGACGAACCGATCTGAAGGCTCTGTCGGGCGCACTCATAGGCGATGCGGAAATCCTCCAACTCGAAGACGCCCGGGCTGACACCCATCGACACGGTATAGGGCGCGTTCTCGGAACGGATTCGGTCGCAGACCGTTTGCAGATCGTGGACCAGCCGCGCCCGACTTCCGGCCAGCCCCGCCCGGGGCAAGGGCAGGAACACCACCAAGCGCGGGCCCTGGTACCAGAACGCAGCCTCTCGTTCGAGGCTGCGAACGTAGCGCTCGCAGAGATGCAGGCTGGAATCGATATTCCGCTTCTCGATGCTCTCGACCTTTGTCAGGATGGGCGCTCGGAGTGCATCGGGCCCGACCAGGACGACGGCGTAGGGCGGCGCCAAGCGGTTCCCCATCTCGGCGGAGAGCTGAAGAGCGCGCCCCCGCTCGTCGGGGCTCGCCGACAGCAGCCCCTCCAGGATCTCGTTGCGGAAACGCTCCTCGGCCTCGGCGATCGACCGGGTCTCCATCATCTTCAGGGCGGCGACGGTGGTGCCATGTTGGATGACGATCAGGTCCATCGCCGTCGGGGGCTCTTGCCAGCCACCCCAGACGATGATCTCGCCCAAGGTCATCGGGCCCACAACAACCGGGCAGGCGAGTTGCTCCACTGGGCCGGCAGGGCCGGCGACCACGCGCCGGGTGGCCTCACTGCCCTCGATCGGGGCCGTCACCTCGGGCCGGTACGCGTCGTTGAGGTAGTGATCTCCCCCGGCCTCCTCCCGCAAGAATGGTTTGTGGACCGGGGACTGGCCCATGACGAAACCTTCGCCCAGGACGCGCCGGAATCGATCGACGACTGTCACCGGTCGGTTCACCCGCTGGGCGATGCCCAGGGCGATGTCCCGAAAAGTACCTCCGCTCAAGACCAGATCGATGAACTGACGGTGGATTTGTTCCGACTGGATGAGCTCGCGCGCCTGCAACCGCAGGATTTCGCTCGTGACCGGCTGGATGATATCGATGAAGGAGACCTTTTGAGGGAGTTCGATGAGCGGAAAGCCCAGCTCGTCGGCCGCCTTGATCATGGCCGGGGGGAACGCGTCCATGTATCCGGTGGGAGTCACCGCCAGCCCGGCCAATCCCTTCTCCGCCAGACGGGGAACCAGCAGGTCAATGGCTGCGGCATCGTCGCGCAATGGGTACATCGTCGTGACCAGCAGTTCACCTGGATGGACCCACTCGAGAATGTCGGGGACCTCCATCACATTGACCGACTGGACGACGTTGTCCAGCCCGGCTGCGCCGCCGATTACGCGGGCGTTCTTGAGGGGCTCGACCAGGGTCATCGCCTCACGCAGCGTCAGGGGCACAGGACCTCACTGGTTCACGCTCAGGGATCGTTGCCGCATCGGTCGGGCGCATCTGCGGTCAGCGGCCGCGGAGGTGCGCCGTTGGGGGGTGTCCAGCGGGCGCCGCCGATGCCCACCCCACGCCCGCTCAGCCACGGCGTGCGGTTCGCCTCCAGCCATCCGGGGTGTAGCTTAACCTATAACTTGGCCGGGGCGTAAAGGATAGTGCAGCCGGGAAAGACCGGTCCCCCGCAGGGAACTGGCACCCCGGCGGACCATGGAGAACCCGGTTTCAACGCTTGGGACCACCGACTGCCCCCACAGCGGCTCTCGGCCTCAACTTAGGAACTGGTACAGAAGACGGGGTGAGCTCAGGAGCCGACCTATCGCTCGACGGACGGCCTCGCCGTTGACCGTTTGGCGAGTCCCTGAGATGGAGAACTCGCCCTCGGCTTGCAGGAGCTGGAACGGGCTAGTCGTTTTCACCCTGCGCGCTCAAATCAAAACGAGCGGGTCGAGATGATCTGCTCGTCCGGCGGATGACATGCGATGTCGGCCTGCAGACCAAGGCTTCTCGGCGACAGGCGCCGAGCCGGCCCGCAACGCGGCTGGAACCCGGACGGCTCCGGTTCACCTCCTTTCAGATGCTCGATTGGGGTTTGAAGACGTGTGAAGTGCGCTATCTGTTGGCGAATGCCTGCTCGAAGTGCGCAAGGAGTTCGGGATTGTCCAGCGCGCTAGAGAACTTGCGAAGCCACGAGCGGATATATCGGACATCGAGAAGATCACGCTGGCGGTAGATCACGCCTTCGATATCGGCAAGGTCCTGCGAGCGGCCGGCAAGCGCCTTGTGGATGATCAAGTCCTCGGCGGAGCAGATGTGAATGGACTTGCCGGGCTCCACCTCATAGGTCTGGCTTCGTTCAAAAAGGGACTCCTCATAGCCTTGGAGCGCGAGGGCAATATCGACATTGACGTCCTCCACGCTGAGCAGCAGGATCCGGTGCTGGCGGGCAAATTGGTATGGGTCAGACACCCGGGACCCGAAGGCCTCTGTGGTCATCTTGACCAGATCTCCCAGGTCGAGTCTGTCCTCGACCGTCAGGTCAAGGTCGAGCGTGAAGCGCGGTTCACCCCAGAACTGCAGGGCAATTCCCCCGATGACGGTGTAGTTGAGCTTGAGGTTCTCGAAGAAGAAGTCGTGCATGGCCAGGGCGGCGTTGAGTTGACGGTTCATGCTCGACCTCCCTTCCGGGCCAGCACTGCCATAGCCTTGCGCACAGCTAGCCGATGGTCGATCCTTGCAGACATCACGGATGGTGAGGACCTGTGAAGGGGAGCCAGTTGATAGTACGTGTTGCACAGGTCGTCGAAGATCCCGCGGGCTTCCTCGGGCGTCATGCGTCGGAGCCGCAGGCGCCTCTCAACCTGCTGCACGGCCCCGGCCGCCGCATACCCTGCCAGGGCCCGGGCGAGTTCAAGATCCCGACCTGCGGGCCGGCCGGCCTCGATCGTGGCTACAAAGCGGAGGTCCAGGGCCTCGGCGACATCAAGCAGGCGGCGCAGGCTGGCGGAGGCGTATCCGCTGGCTTCGTAGCGCTGGATCTGCTGCTTGGGCAGGTCGAGCTCCTGAGCCAGCCGTTCCTGCGTCCATCCCCTGGCGATCCTGGCCTTGATGAGTGCGACCGGGAACTCCTCCAGCGAGCCGAGCTCGAGGGTAGCCGAGCCTGCATTGATGAGGGCTTCATAAGCGGCGATCGAAGTGGCCAGCTCCATTGCCTCTGTCCATGAGTCGAGGGCTCGCAGGTTGGCTTTGCCCTGGCGGTAGCTCCAGTCGTTTAGGATTTGCATGAGCAACTCCAACTGCCATTCTACCTCAAGACATCATTTTAGTTGTCTTACGGCCTCGCCTGGGCCAGAACGGGATCTCGTTTCGTGTCAGCCAAAGTGAGACAAATCGGGGCTCCGAGTTAGGGCGCACTTCTTCGACCTCGACGATCAGGCGGGAAGAACCCCCGCTCGCCAGAGAGGAAACCAGGTCGCCAGGTCGGACTTGAAGCAGAACGTGGCCGGGAGTGAAATAGAGCATAACTTGGCCGGGGCTAGAACCATATCTTGGCCGGGAGCCTCAGGTTTCCCGCACGGGATCGGCGGCCCAGCGGGCCTTCGAGATGCGCGTTGCAACCATAATGTGGCCGAAAGTGCAGAATGGGAAGCATAAAGTGGCCGGGAGTGCAGGCAAGCCGGCCTGCGCCCCGTTGCCCATCGTTCTTGGCCCGCCCAAAGCCACTCTCACGAATTGGACCGGGTCTCGGGGGGCATGTCAAACCCAAGGTAGCCGGCCAATGCCAGCTCCTCAAAATTCCTGAGCGGCAGCAGGGGCTCGGCGCCTGATCGTTGTCTTAGCCCAGTCAGCCGGAGACCTTCTGAGTCGGCGCCTGCGCCTGCCACGCGAGGGATCGAAACCGGCCTCCCAGCCGACAATCCCAGGTCACCACGGGATCTCCGGCAGTTCCTCCGCCCGACGGGAAAGCTCCACTCCCCCACTCGCCTGCCTGTTCCCAGACTAGCGACAAGCCGCAGGCCTGTTCGCCAGGGGCCGCCCGGTTCAGCGGCCAGTTCAGGCCGGAT
This genomic window from Anaerolineales bacterium contains:
- a CDS encoding ABC transporter ATP-binding protein, with product MSGAHGRERAAGGPPLLSVRGLSKRFPGVLANDSISFDVFPGEVHALLGENGAGKSTLVKCIYGYHQRDAGEILVDGVPVDLHSPQAARQHRIGMVFQNLTLIPALSVVENVALFLPDLPRVPNLPSIARELDALGERYRLQVDPWAQVQDLSIGQQQKAELLKLLLGRSRLLILDEPTRVLAPHEIEGLFQVVKHLVDDGLAVVLITHKLQEVLQAADRITVLRRGRVAGQLSRSEATEDGLVRLMFDKEIAEVSVDREPASAPAGPPILELRAAETPRDGATICLEQIDLTIHPGEIVGVAGVSGNGQRELGDLILGDLPCARGGKWLLGKDVTRAPVSHLRLAGVSFIPENPLTMAIVPFLTVLENMALTRLGRYARRGGLALDWQAVRADIERAMHALGFSFPLFALARSLSGGNQQRMVITRELSADPRLVVASYLTRGLDVQSTIAARQAMIQARQRGAGVLLISEDLEELFRLSDRLVVMYGGRIVGRFKPEETDIYTVGRLMTGAQGDHGTRV
- a CDS encoding PucR family transcriptional regulator ligand-binding domain-containing protein, whose protein sequence is MPLTLREAMTLVEPLKNARVIGGAAGLDNVVQSVNVMEVPDILEWVHPGELLVTTMYPLRDDAAAIDLLVPRLAEKGLAGLAVTPTGYMDAFPPAMIKAADELGFPLIELPQKVSFIDIIQPVTSEILRLQARELIQSEQIHRQFIDLVLSGGTFRDIALGIAQRVNRPVTVVDRFRRVLGEGFVMGQSPVHKPFLREEAGGDHYLNDAYRPEVTAPIEGSEATRRVVAGPAGPVEQLACPVVVGPMTLGEIIVWGGWQEPPTAMDLIVIQHGTTVAALKMMETRSIAEAEERFRNEILEGLLSASPDERGRALQLSAEMGNRLAPPYAVVLVGPDALRAPILTKVESIEKRNIDSSLHLCERYVRSLEREAAFWYQGPRLVVFLPLPRAGLAGSRARLVHDLQTVCDRIRSENAPYTVSMGVSPGVFELEDFRIAYECARQSLQIGSSHATRAAARVTHYEELGLLRIVSMAENPAGLERFCLDAIGPLLAYDRENATNLAGTLRTFLEQNQNSARTAKLLFVHYNTLRYRIDRAKEILGDFPENPQQRLEIELALQLYPLIGRIPPLEPPP
- a CDS encoding nucleotidyltransferase: MNRQLNAALAMHDFFFENLKLNYTVIGGIALQFWGEPRFTLDLDLTVEDRLDLGDLVKMTTEAFGSRVSDPYQFARQHRILLLSVEDVNVDIALALQGYEESLFERSQTYEVEPGKSIHICSAEDLIIHKALAGRSQDLADIEGVIYRQRDLLDVRYIRSWLRKFSSALDNPELLAHFEQAFANR
- a CDS encoding helix-turn-helix domain-containing protein, whose protein sequence is MQILNDWSYRQGKANLRALDSWTEAMELATSIAAYEALINAGSATLELGSLEEFPVALIKARIARGWTQERLAQELDLPKQQIQRYEASGYASASLRRLLDVAEALDLRFVATIEAGRPAGRDLELARALAGYAAAGAVQQVERRLRLRRMTPEEARGIFDDLCNTYYQLAPLHRSSPSVMSARIDHRLAVRKAMAVLARKGGRA